The genomic interval GATTTCGAGCATCGCCACGTTCGGGACGACGTTCACGCCGAGCCGCTGCATCTCCTGGCGGACCACCCAGCGCGTGCTGCGGCCGATGCCTCGCCCGATTCGATCGCTTCGCGCGAGCATGGTGATGGTGCGCTCGATGGGCTTCGGCACGGGCAGCCCTTGCTCCTCGAAGAACGCCTCCGCGTCCGGCGTCATGCGCCGCCTGGTGCCGAGGAAGACGGCGACGTCACAGCCGATGCCGCCCGCGCCGAGGATGACGATGTTCCGGCCTGGTTGCACGCGGCCCATGAGCAGATCCTGGTACGACACCACGTGCGGCAGATCCTCGCCCGGGATGCCCGGCGCCTTCGGCTTCACGCCCACCGCGACGATCACGTCGTCAAATTCGGCGAGCTGGTCCAGGCTCGGCTCTGTCTGCATTGTAACAGTCACGCCCAGGCGTTCAAGCATGACCTCGTAATACCGAATCGTCTCCAGGAACTCGTCCTTGCCCGGGATGCGCGATGCGAGGCGGAACTGCCCGCCGAGCTCCGTGTCCCGCTCGAACAGCGTGACCTCGTGCCCGCGCTCCGCCGCCGCGCGCGCCGCCTCGAGCCCCGCCGGCCCGCCGCCGACCACCGCCACGCGCCGCTTGACCTGCGCCTTGACGCGCGGCCGGAGCGCCTCGTAGCCCGCGCGCGGGTTGACGAGGCAGCTCACGACGCGGTACGGCTTCACGAGCGTGTGATCCAGGCAGGACTGGTTGCAGGCGATGCACACGTTCAGGCCGTCGCGATCGCCCTCGAGGATCTTCTTCGCGAACTCGGCGTCCGCGAGCCACGGGCGCGCGGGCGCGATGAAGTCGAGGAAGCCGTCTGCCACAAGCTCGTTGGCCACCTCGGGCACGTTCAGGCGATTGGCGGCGAGCACCGGCACCGTGACGTGCTGGCGCACGAACGCGGCCACGCCGGCAAACCCGCCGCGCGGCACCACCTGCTGGACGGTGGGCACGGCCGCCTCGTGCCAGCCAATGCCGACGTTGAGCGCGTCCACGCCCGCTTTCTCGAGCGCCTGCGCGAATTGGATGGTCTCCTCCGGCGTGGTGCTGCCGGGCATGCAGTCGAGCCCCGACATGCGGAAGATGATGGGGAACTCTGGACCCACGGCAGGGCGCACCGCCTCCACCACCTCGAGGGGCAGCCGCATGCGCCGCTCGAAGTCGCCGCCGTATTCGTCGTTGCGGTGGTTGGTCAAGGGCGACAAGAACTGGTTGAGCAGATAGCCTTCGGAGCCCATAATCTCGATGGCGTCAAAGCCTATGTCCTTCGCGGTCCGCGCCGCGTTCGCGTAGCCTTCGATGGTGCGACGGATGTCCTCGAGCGTCATCTCGCGGGGCGTCTCGCGCGTGAGCCGAGACGGAAGCGGGCTTGGCGCCACCGCCTGCTGGCCAATCTCCTCCGAAAACGCATACCTGCCCGCGTGGTAGAGCTGAAGCGCAATGCGGCCGCCCACCTCGTGCACGGCCTTCGGCAGCTCGGAGAGCCGCTCCACGTGGCGCGGGTTCGTGAGCACAAACATGTGGCCGCCGCCCTCCGGCAGCACACACGCGCCGCCCGTGATGATAAGCGCCGCGCCGCCCAGCGCGCGCTCGCGGTAAAACTCGCATAGGCGCGCCATCATCTCGTCGTCGTCGTGTTCAAGGCCCATGTGCATGGAGCCCATGAGAATGCGGTGCGGAAGCTCGAGTGAACCAATCTTCCCCGGCTGGGCCAGCGCCTCGTAGCGCCGTTTCATCCATCTCTCTGCCATCATGTCACCTCGTCCTGGCCGCGCTCGACCTGCGCGCGGCACACATGTTTTCGCACCTGGTCTTATAAGCTGATATTAACACCTGGTATTGAATCCGTCGACCGAGCGGTGATAGAATGCTTATTACCAGGTACGAATTTTGTGCGGAAAGGGGCGGCGCCCGTGAGCGCTCCTTTGTTCTTGGATCAGTTCGAAACCACCCTGCGCGACCATCCGGAGCAAATCGCCGTCATCGACCTCTCCGGCGACGAGCCCGTCATGCTCACCTACGCGGAGCTCGACCGGCTTGCGGCGCGCATCGCGGCGCGCCTGCTTCAGCTCGACGTGAAACCCGGCGAGGCTGTGGCGTATCAGCTTCCGAGCGGCTGGCCGTTTGTGGCGCTGACGCTCGCCATCTGGAAGGTGGGCGCCACGCCGTGCCCGCTTCTGCCCCAGCTTCGCGAACGCGAGGTGGCCTTCATCCTGAACTCGTCCGAGAGCCGCGTGTTCATCGCGCCGGACGTGTTCCGCCGCTTCGACTACCGGCCGTTGGTCGAGAGCATCCTGAAGGAAGCACCGCGCGTCGAACACGCGCTCATCCTGCCGACGTCCCCGTACGACCCGCTTTCGTCCGATCTCGGCGGCCTTCTCGCGCCGGAGGCAGACGCCGAGGCGGCGAAGGAGGCGCTTTCGGCGAGAAAGCCTGGGCCGGACAGCCACTCGCAGCTTCTGTACACGTCCGGCACCACCGGCGAGCCGAAGGGCGTGCTGCACACGCACCGGACGCTTTCCGAGGCGCTTCTCATCCACACGCGCACGCTCGGGCTCACGTCGAAGGACCGGATCTGGGTGCCCTCCCCGACCGCTCACCAGACAGGATTTCTCTACGGAATGCTCGTTTCCTTCTATATTGGGGCCCCGGGAATTTATCACGCCATCTGGGACGTGGACAAGGCGCGCGCGGCCATCGAGGAGCACGGCGCGACGTTCGTCCAGGCCGCGATGCCGTTTCTCTCGGACATCACCCGCGCGGACAGGCCGCCTAAGGGTCTTCGGCTCTTCATCGCCACCGGCGCCGCCATCCCGCGCCAACTGGCGCAGGAAGCGCGCGAACGGCTTCAGTGCGCCGTCGTCGGCGCATGGGGGTCCACCGAATCGTGCCTCGTCACCGTCGGCCGGCCGTCGGATCCGCCGGAGAAACTCTGGGGCACGGACGGGCGCGTGCTCGACGGCATGCAGATCCGCGTGGTGGACGACGAGGGCCGCGAGCTCCCGCCCGGCACCGAGGGCAACTTCCAGGTGAAGACGCCCGCCATGTTCGTCACCTACCTCCACCACCCCGAGTGGTACGAGGCGGCCATGACGCCGGACGGCTTTTTTGACACGGGCGATCTCGCCGTGATCGACGAGGACGGGTATCTGCGCATCACGGGCCGCAAGAAGGACGTGGTGAACCGCGGTGGCGAGAAGATCCCGGTGGTGGAGATTGAGGACCTCCTCTACCAGCACCCGGACATCGCCGACGCGGCCGTGGTGGCCATGCCGGACGAGCGGCTCGGCGAGCGCGCCTGCGCCTACGTGGTGCTGAAACCGGGCGCCAAGCGGCTGGAACTGTGCGACATCACGGATTTCCTCGGCGAGCGCGGCATGGCGAAAATCTACTGGCCGGAGCGACTCGAGATCATCGACGAGATGCCGCGGACCGCGAGCGGCAAGATTCAGAAGTACGTGCTGCGCCAGGACATCCAGCAGAAACTGGAGCGCGAGCGCGCGGAGAAGACGGGCTGACGGAGGACGGTAGCCATGATGCGGACGCTGGACGAGTGGAAGAAGGACGTCGACGCTTACGTCGCGGGCCCGGCCAGGGCGTGGTCTGAGCATATTGAGGCGACGGGGACGGTGCCGGACGCCCTGTGGCGAGAGCTTCGCGACGCCGGCTACCTGCGGCTCGCCGCCCCGCCCCATCTCGGCGGGCACGGGCTCAGCTTCACGGATTACCTGGATCTCTTGCGCCGATTCGCGCACACGCACGGGTCCATCCGCGTGATGGTGCACGTGGCGAACAGCCTATGGCGCTCGCTCGCGCAGAAGGCGACGCCGGAGCAGGTGGAGCGGTTTGTGAAGCCGTTTGTCGCGGGCGACATCCGCGTGACGTTCACACTGACGGAGCCGAATTCGGGCTCCGGCGCGGACATCAAGACGACGGCCCGGCGCGAGGGCGACGAGTACGTCCTGAACGGCGAAAAGTGGATGATCATCTTCAGCGACGTGGCGGACTACTTCCTGCTCTTCTGCCGGTTGGAGGGGACGTCGGGCGGCGAAGGGACGCTCGCGCTCCTCGTCCCGCGCGACGCGCCGGGCCTCACGGTTGAGCTCATGGCGCCGGCCATGGGCATCGCGGGCACGGCGCACGGGCACCTTCGCCTGCGCGACTGCCGCGTACCCGTCGCCAACCGCCTCGGCGAGGAGGGCGACGGCCTGGAGGTGGCGTTCCGCGGCTTTCTGGATCCGTCCCGCACCGCCATTGGCATGACCTGCGTCGGCGCAGCGGAGCGAGCGCTCGAACTCGCGGCCGATCACGCCCTCCGGCGCGTCACCTTCGGCCAGCCGCTCGCCAAGCGCCAAATCATCCAGATGTGGCTCGCGGAGATGGCGACGGACATCGAGGCGGCGCGCCAGCTCGTCCTCCACGCGGCCCGGCGGTTCGACGAAGGCCATCCCATCACCGTGGAGGCGGCGATGGCGAAGATGTTCGCG from Alicyclobacillus acidocaldarius subsp. acidocaldarius DSM 446 carries:
- a CDS encoding FAD-dependent oxidoreductase, with product MAERWMKRRYEALAQPGKIGSLELPHRILMGSMHMGLEHDDDEMMARLCEFYRERALGGAALIITGGACVLPEGGGHMFVLTNPRHVERLSELPKAVHEVGGRIALQLYHAGRYAFSEEIGQQAVAPSPLPSRLTRETPREMTLEDIRRTIEGYANAARTAKDIGFDAIEIMGSEGYLLNQFLSPLTNHRNDEYGGDFERRMRLPLEVVEAVRPAVGPEFPIIFRMSGLDCMPGSTTPEETIQFAQALEKAGVDALNVGIGWHEAAVPTVQQVVPRGGFAGVAAFVRQHVTVPVLAANRLNVPEVANELVADGFLDFIAPARPWLADAEFAKKILEGDRDGLNVCIACNQSCLDHTLVKPYRVVSCLVNPRAGYEALRPRVKAQVKRRVAVVGGGPAGLEAARAAAERGHEVTLFERDTELGGQFRLASRIPGKDEFLETIRYYEVMLERLGVTVTMQTEPSLDQLAEFDDVIVAVGVKPKAPGIPGEDLPHVVSYQDLLMGRVQPGRNIVILGAGGIGCDVAVFLGTRRRMTPDAEAFFEEQGLPVPKPIERTITMLARSDRIGRGIGRSTRWVVRQEMQRLGVNVVPNVAMLEITQDGVRIERDGREELVPADQVVLCTGQLPQETAWTEKLPPHVRVHIVGGARDSRDINAARAIREAWMAAYDIG
- a CDS encoding AMP-binding protein gives rise to the protein MSAPLFLDQFETTLRDHPEQIAVIDLSGDEPVMLTYAELDRLAARIAARLLQLDVKPGEAVAYQLPSGWPFVALTLAIWKVGATPCPLLPQLREREVAFILNSSESRVFIAPDVFRRFDYRPLVESILKEAPRVEHALILPTSPYDPLSSDLGGLLAPEADAEAAKEALSARKPGPDSHSQLLYTSGTTGEPKGVLHTHRTLSEALLIHTRTLGLTSKDRIWVPSPTAHQTGFLYGMLVSFYIGAPGIYHAIWDVDKARAAIEEHGATFVQAAMPFLSDITRADRPPKGLRLFIATGAAIPRQLAQEARERLQCAVVGAWGSTESCLVTVGRPSDPPEKLWGTDGRVLDGMQIRVVDDEGRELPPGTEGNFQVKTPAMFVTYLHHPEWYEAAMTPDGFFDTGDLAVIDEDGYLRITGRKKDVVNRGGEKIPVVEIEDLLYQHPDIADAAVVAMPDERLGERACAYVVLKPGAKRLELCDITDFLGERGMAKIYWPERLEIIDEMPRTASGKIQKYVLRQDIQQKLERERAEKTG
- a CDS encoding acyl-CoA dehydrogenase family protein, giving the protein MMRTLDEWKKDVDAYVAGPARAWSEHIEATGTVPDALWRELRDAGYLRLAAPPHLGGHGLSFTDYLDLLRRFAHTHGSIRVMVHVANSLWRSLAQKATPEQVERFVKPFVAGDIRVTFTLTEPNSGSGADIKTTARREGDEYVLNGEKWMIIFSDVADYFLLFCRLEGTSGGEGTLALLVPRDAPGLTVELMAPAMGIAGTAHGHLRLRDCRVPVANRLGEEGDGLEVAFRGFLDPSRTAIGMTCVGAAERALELAADHALRRVTFGQPLAKRQIIQMWLAEMATDIEAARQLVLHAARRFDEGHPITVEAAMAKMFATEMLQRVTDKALQIHGGPGYFKSSEIERIYRDARMQRFEEGTSEIQKMVIARDVIDKAKRASEGSERRCW